The DNA segment TTAATCTCCTCTTTGGGAGGATATGGCGTTTTCACCTCTGGCAACTTCtccctttattttcttttttttttttaataaatccaGATAAGTGCCCGTTTAAAAATTTTAGGCATATTTACTCATATTTATCATTATTAATAACTTTTGAGTGAATAAACCTTAAATCTATCATTGTGGTGTTTTCTCTCATTCAATAAAGCTATTATGTGTTTTTGTAATAAGAATATTTTGTTTTTGAGGTGCATAGGCTTCATTTGATAGGAGATTTAAATTTGAAGGTTTTCTAACAGGTTATAAAAAGATTATAAAGTCGAAGAGCGGAGTACACAGTCCGCTTATTGGCCAATCTATATGCTCTATCAACACTATCAGATTTTTCAAattctttatattattttttatatgaatGATTAATTTCATTTATGCAAAATAATGATATAttgaatattatatatatatatatatatatatatatattaactttatgtctaattaataaaatattttttatttccaTGAAAAAAAATGTGGTGAACTTTAATTAAGGAGGAAATTACCAAAGACTAATTAAGGTAGCTACCTAATGTCATATGCTTTATGGATTAAGTAAAGAGACATACCTGTTATCATGGATTGAATAAGCAAAGAGGACCAAGTAAGACTATATATAATATGTCgaaggttcttctgtatatataATTCTGTATATTCTTTATGGTTTAAATAAGTAAAGAGACATACCTGTTATCATGGATTGAATAAGTAAAGAGGACCAAGTAAGACTATATATAATATGTCCCAGGTTCTtctggattaggtgcaattatatGTGTTTTGTTACAAATATGCAAACATTTTTTTAATCTTCTGTTGAACTGTCAACATTGTGATCAGTTTTCAATATAATTCTGGGACCTTGACTTATTGATAAGACAAAAAtcaccaaaaataaaatgcaacaatgggtgtaacgccctcaccataggtagtccgtacattttactgttctgacgactaatgtctgttcggacagttaaaatatctggaactacactaatgaggaggcataaattgaagaaataaatattaagaaaatataggaaaaatatagagaaaaaaataaattaaagtttagagaatttatatattggtacaaaaataataaaaataacccaatatgtactactaagggcattttggttatttcacctccaaaggtgaattttaacctaaatgtcaaaataaaaaaaaatttagagaataaaataattaacattaattaaaatttatgaaatagattaggaaaatgagaagagaaaagaaaagaaaaagaaaggaaaagaaaagaaaagaaaagaaaagaaaaagcttaggaaaattcaaaaaaaaattataaataggcactagaggacaaactTCCACCtacttccatcttcttcctccatttcttctctctctctttccctcatttcctcaattgttgtcaagcttccaagcttgatttcccaagcttctacataccaaaacccatagcccacttcacaaaaaatactccccacaacctaaggaagctatagacacccattggaagcaagaaatttgaagttagggaagctcaagtaaggttagtgcactaatccctcttcttctctttattaaacatgaaaagcttatttagccaagcataaatatcattaaaacaaaaagaaaatttagaggaaagaacccttgaatttttggcagccatggaacttgaagtttattgcttttaagtaatgaaaaatggtttcatgagaatgtgtaatgagttgaaatgtttgggtgtttgattgtgtagtatttgtgaaaattttaaactttgaaaattagggtttgtgtaaatgcttgaggacttggtataaatgttgaaattgacctattgaattgaaattgttgcttatagaagtgtattatatgcaaattgaagtaaggaagttgaaggaattgagatattgggagtgttcaattttttgcaggtttggactcaatgagtccaatgGGTTTATTGatccataactgaaaatgtgtgactccaattggtatgaggccaattggaggtgaaaataaactcaaaatagcccatttttcatgtagacaccatgcccaaattttgccaaaatcatgaccaattctctgcccaaacctggatgaccaaacattgaaactcagaaaatgaccaaataaacagtacgtgttcatttagtcataactctctctatattaGTCCAAAGGACCTAAAATTACattaatggaaagcttagatatagggctacacttttcatgagtgccacttgacctagttttgcctttaaccaattcaaattgttagcacaaatcgggtcactaaaactgccaacccagaaaatgaccaaatgaacagtacgtgttcatttggtaataactctctctatactggtccaaaggacctaaaattacatcaatggaaagcttagacatagagctacactttttatgaagaccacttgaaccagttttgcctttaaccaattcaaattgttagcataagttgggtcactaaaactgccaatccagaaaatgaccaaatgaacagtacgtgtttatttggtcatagCTCTctttatactagtccaaatgacctaaattacatcaatggaaagcttagacatagggctacacttttcatgaagaccacttgacccagttttccttttaaccaaatcaaattgttatcacaagttgagtcactaaaactgccaacccagaaattgtccaaaatactgttcctttggtatgcttgaccagttttggcaaaaatgccataacttggtctccaaagctgaaaattgagtgaaactagtgccaaaagttttataagacatagcacaacaatttttatgttttgaccaagctctagaaaccattgcatcctagggaaaatattagccaaagttaggaattgaaatatggaaaatgttaagttgaacccagaatgccatttgatacccatgtgttcatttggccataactcccactaggaaattccatttgagatctgccaatatgatctggaaacatgatacttagggctacaacattgatttagacccctttgccaaattctaagtgtaaagaccctaaaaagagggtcaaacatactgccctgaagttggttattgcacttataggactgagagtccaggtaagtacattgactataactcactacaccaagcttggaaaattatgaaattgtacctgggagtccttaagtcatagaggaacatatcttgtgaaggaacctaagtttaaaaatgacaataaaatgatcaaatgactggtcaatatttattgaccagaaattataaattctggacagcttagaggcaaagggaccagttatggtattttaaccataacttgagttctataatcccaaattcagtgattcaaaaactgaaattcaagtttaaacatagaggagtatTTGTTATGtaggaagtgtgaccaaatagacatcctaacctagtcaaattcctagataaagataacacatcaaaatgaacataaagaaaggttcatggggaaaaatactatatatgataattaaaatactcataaggataattaaatattaaaaatgatatgaatatgtaaattgggactaatgtcctattaatatgaaattaatggtaccaataaacagtaccagaaaatagtaacagttttgctaaaataattaaaaatgtttaattgctcatagtatacctagacttatttatttagtttggataaattggtataccaattagggactacagatagcagtactgcctaccgagaaaatcatgaactgacaatatatgtctggtatgattattctacaggctatatgcctacttactggccattgtgcttactttatttctggctttacaagcctgacagcgggtctcgtgcccgatagctggcctcgtgcctgacacacgtatactggatagacacatggttgtctaactagtatacacccgtgcatccagcttttataatttattataagttttttgggtactgataaaaattaattaagacttaaaatacaataagtaatcataaaagatcccgataatgttaattgcttccaaagagcaataaaaatgtaaaagaccaagaaattatgatttgcagatattatttcaattgttaaattattgttattataaattatgcaacactaagcgttatgcttagcacgttggttttccatcgcgtaggtactggagatcagtcccaacAGCCGCAGtagcagcaccagtagtgcactgacagagctctgaccagatctgccattgtccagggtcacttcaccagtcttttgtattttggtagggcccatgtatagactagtattttggttcattatgtttagtcatgatgtaattactagtttatgatgtatttcattttggacttgaaattaaacttgagattgaaatgaaaacttgtaatttattatttatgaatttccatatgaatgcaatagatgatacttcattttgagatctcataaatagttgtgaatgatatgataaaagagaatatgatatggaaatatgtgagatgactatgaatatgttaacaggtgatagtggaacccgccagatgctaataaaacagaggaggatctgtccgggtctccacagaaataagatataaaaaaaaattctacacataaattacctgatttaaatgacattaaaatttacaatagacatgacaagacaagatagggtactccggcaccgaatgtggcactcatcgctcggctacactgtatacgagtgaggggcgtcacaatgggtgataaaataaacttaagagACCCAACAAAATTTGTTTTTGATAAAATAAACTTCACCCGAAAAAAATATCTTATTGGTGAAAAATTATTCAGATATTAGAGAAAATGAAATCTGCTAATATAAATATGAAGGATCTCTTGATTTTGAAAATCTCAGTTATGaataattatcattaaattatTATCTTATAAAAGTAAGAGTACCTAATCATTCATGTAATGTAAATAGAAAGCAATAGGCGGGTGAGTTCAATACTAATATTTGTTAAAATAGTCAGCTCAAGTTATCCTATCCATTTCAGGAATCCAACTGCTCTTCAAGTCCTTAAATAAGCATTTATGTATTTGACATCGATAATGGACATTCTAAGCAGGAGTATATTCTCCTtttcaattatataattaaaataattaaataaaatttaattaatgataaatttaattaaaatattatatatattttaagattgCTCGAATTGCTGGACTATGAAATGTATATGTGTTAGGTAGGTAGTGACAGACAGAAATTTGATTTAGGAaaatctaattaaattataatttgtaaaaataatataaataaaataaatataagttAAAACAGAAAAAGTTAATAATctgttataaataaattatagtgATAAAAATAaacatcttaatttttttaacaaaattaatttgttaaaaattaaatagatttgttattaattcaaaaataaaatgaatattttatattataaattattgaacttaaatatatattaatgacTTACAATTACAAAAAAACCTTGTCCAATTTATTTAAAatctacttttttttttcaaaaaaaatattaaaaaattattttaaccaTCCTAATTGTAAATGTGTTTTATTACACTTACATATATCTAATGGATTTATCTATAAATTATAAACACGAATACATATATTTTAGCACATTTAATTGTAATAATTTAGGATACGATGCATAcatgatattttaataaaaaattatatttattacatTTGCGaaataatatatgtatatattatatttatatttaaatatatatatatatatatatatatatatatatatatatatatatacatatatatatatatatatatatatatatatatatatatatatataattatttaaacataaaatatattaactatgtaaatataaaattttaaaagtaatgaattaatttgtttgatcttaaaaatataaggattaaatTATTGGTTTCATCAAAATGTCAATAACTAAATTGTTTCAATTGAAATTTGGGTTAACAGTATATTAACAACAAGGACTACTATCTTGAAGGATTAAAAATAGGATTAACttgtttgattttaaaaatatagaaactAAATTATATATTTCACCAAATATCAAAGATGAAATTATAgattattttagaaaaaaaaaattaatttttgaaaaatgacCACTACACTCCTGCAAACTTTTAAAATCTCAGGGACTCGATGCCCGCTGTTGGTAGGTTTCCTAGTTATCTGAAGTTAGAAAGTGCAGTTTGGAGGCCATAGCTTTCAAGATGAAAACCAACATACAAAGACAACAAAAACCAATTCAAGTCCTGGAAATAAGGCATTGATTATTCAAGGGACATCACTttaagtaatttattttttatcgACTTTCAAAGTCCTTGCCATTCGACTTATGTGCTTGATTATAATCTTAAGGATATCTTAATCCAAGTATCACAATTAATTAATAGTAAATTACTTTGACTCATCCAATCCAATTAATTAAATCCACGATAgcatatgaaattttctttttaattaattcaagGACCCTTAATCCAAATACGTTTCTATACATAAGCTACAACGATTAATTTTTTGTgccaaaattaaattactttacTTTAATCGAGTGGTTGTATAAtataatatcaatttttttaacCAAGGTTTTATTGAATTTAAGTTGCCCATTTTATTAACTAATTTTTCACGCATAGTAATTAAGGATAATGTGGACAATTTTGATCTTTTAAATATGAAAATGGGCagttcaaaaaagaaaaaaaaaaatatatatatatatatatatgtgtgtgtgtgtgtgtgtgtgtgtgtgtgtgtgtgtgtgtgtgtgtgtgtgtgtgtgtgtgtgtgtgtgtgtgtgtgtttatcTTATAATGGAAAAAGTTGTACAAATCCTTATACCCTCTCTCTCCCTTGAAGCAAAAACAGAGGGGTGaaagaagaaaattaattaactCTAGGaggtgaaaatgaagaatttcatcACAACTCACAGAAGTTTGAAAGAGTTGAATCAGTCCAAGTTGATATTGGAAATTAATTCAAAAGGAGGGATGATTTAATGATTAAATGTATGCATATACAATTGTAGAAGAATTGGTAATTGGTGAAATAAAAAAAAGGCAACCATTAACGACTACCTGGCAACCTTTCACGTCagagaattttgagaaactttcATCTATAGATACTCATCTATTCATGCAAGATTTTTCACATCTTCCCCTCAACGACTAAAGGCTAAAGAAAGTAGACATATAATGAAGAGCTTTCATTTCCTTGGCTTATTGTCTCTGGCATTGGCTTTCTCTTTTGCCTCTGCCTTTGACCCTAGCCCTCTCCAGGACTTCTGTGTTGCCATACCTGAACCTAAGAATGCTGGTATATATAAGCTTGCTTTCAGTTTTTCGGCTCTTTCAGTTTTTCGGCTTTCTTTCATGTTTCTGTCATAGCATTATCTTATAAAGATATGTATTTCCTGTATAGAAATCTTTTTCTCATTTTGTTATATGCATGTTCAATGGTTACTGACAATAACTTTGATATATTAATGCAGTGTTTGTCAATGGGAAGTTCTGCAAGAACCCAAACCTTACTGTAGCTGAAGATTTCTTTTTTCCGGGACTCAATGTTCCTGGAAATACAGGAAATCGAGTTGGATCCAATGTCACCCTCGTGAATGTTGATAAACTATTTGGACTTAATACTCTTGGTATTTCTCTCGCTCGGTTAGACTTTGCACCCTATGGTGGCTTAATTCCTCCTCACACCCATCCTCGTGCCACAGAGATCCTTGTAGTCGTGGAAGGCACCCTTTATGTTGGCTTTGTGACATCCAACCCTAATCGCCTTTTCACTAAAGTCTTATACCCGGGAGATGTTTTTGtgtttccaattggtctcattcaCTTCCAGTTTAATATTGCAAAGACCAATGCAGTTGCCTTCGCTGGTCTAAGCAGCCAAAACCCAGGTGTCATCACGATAGCAAATGCAATCTTCGGGCCTAATCCACCCATTAATCCTGATGTTCTCGCTAAGGCCTTCCAATTGGACAACGATGAAGTGGTAAAACTTCAGAAACTGTTTGCCAATGCATAAAACAACCATTTAAATTAAGTCAGTGCTGCTCACTGTTTAAGAATAAAGTTTACTTATGTTCGATGCAGTGTCTCCAATAATTGAGCAAGCGTATCCTAATCAAATAAAATGATGTAATTTCTTGGTGTGCCTATTCTAATTAAATAAAGAGATGTGTTCTTGTTCAGTCCCATGAGATAACGCTGTGTTCAACATCAagtagttgttgttgttgttgttttttGGTTTAACATAACATAAAGTTTTAGATAGATGCTCAAAGTTGTTGGAATATGCTCTTAATTAGTTAGAATTCAATGTTTAATTAATACCACTAATATATGAAACGTAATTCGATGACTTGACTtcccaaaatataaaaatatttacagGTACGCCAAAGCAACATctgcggaaaaaaaaaaaaagcttccgattaaattttttggataaatatTATAAGACAATATTGTTCAGCAGCTATTAGCTCACAAATGATGTACCCATTTTTCGGTAATCGATGACTGCTCAACCACCCGCATGTAGCATGTTCCTTGCCAAATGAAATTAGACAGCAGACGAGATTCTGTTTTTTAATTAAGATTCAAACTCCAAAAACTTACAATTTTAGATGTGATTTTACTATATGGGGCTTTCAATTAGATACAAGCACAGAAAGTTATTGCAAAGAAAATGTACGGGCATTATTTTCACCCCAAAatttattataaaggaggaatttTGCCTATatcttatatttaatataaatacttTATACAGATTAATATGAGACAATATACTCCTTAAGTTCAAGCCTGAATATCTGAAATGTAAAGTTGGCAAGTAAACACATCTACGAGTAGTCTAACATTGAGAGAATAGATCAAACCTAATTTCATTAAAAAAGTTAACTTTAACAAGAATATTTATCTAAGTCTTATATTTGACACACTTAGACAACCGTTATCTACTGTGTCTCCATGGTCACAATCATTGAGCGTTGAACTATAATTTAACTGAGATTGCGTTGAAGCAGATACCCAACCCAAACCACTTCTTGGAAAATGTATAGAAAGTTGCATTTTTAAATAAGTTTGTTTTCCGTTATACACCTACAACTATATATTGACAAATTAATTAGTTTTTCTcctcgttttttttttttatatttaatggatCTTATGCTTATAAAAAATCAGCTAAACCCAGGACAAGCCCTTCACAAAATACCCAACCTAGGATTTCCAATTAGTTATAGAATTACCAGAATAAGGTCATTTGTTCCCTTTGTCTCCATGGTCCTGCTGAATGAGTACTGCTTAACTCGTCTTGGATTGGATCATAGCTAGCTTGAAGAAGATGGCCAACCAAAACCACTCCTTGAAAAATCGTTATTTTTCGTTGTTgtatatgtacataattaatatTAACACCATATCATTATTAGAGATTAAAAAATGATTTAGCAGCAATCAAACTTATAATTATGCCACCAAAATTTGCATGGTCTTCTAGTTCAGTTGCAAGAATTTatccaaaagaaaaaaaaaaaagttctgtTGCAAGACTATATATTAATCGAGCTGTTACttaaaattttgaagttgtttaTCAATTAAAATTCCCAGTAAACAATTTAGACATGGTTTATCCAGACCTTCATCTGCAAATAGAAATGTAATCACGCAAGATTTCTCTCATCAAAATTAAAGCTATATCAAGCTAGAGACTGTTTGATCAAATGAAGAGTGTCATTTCCTTCTAGCCTTCGCATTCTTGGATTTTGGCTTTCTCATATGCCCCTGCCTATGACCCCAGCTCTCTCCAGGACTTCTGTGTGTCATAATTTTGTCCTACATATACCTACGTTTTTTTTAACAGTCCTTTATTTTGATTTACATGGAATGGTAATAGTTAACATTTATGTCATGCAGTTCGTGAAtggaaaattttgcaaaaatcccAACCTCGCTGTAGCCAAtgatttctcttaatttttcgggACTCAATATTCCTAGAACTACAGGAAATCAAGTTGGATCAAATGTAACCCTCTTAAACGTTGAGCACATACCAAAAGTTAACACTCTTGGTATGTCCCTCGCTCGTATAGAATGATGGTTTAAATCCTCCCCACATTCGTCCTCGTGCTACAGAAATATTTCCTTTTAGTCCTTGAGGGCACTCTTTACATTGGCTTTGTCACATCCAAACCCAATCGCCTTATTAGTGAAGTCTTAAACCCAGGAGATGTTTTTGTGTTCCGAATCGGCCTGATTCACTTTCAATTCAATATTGCAAAGACCAATGGAGTTGCCATTGCTAGTTTAAACAGCTAAAATCCTAGATTTATCACTATAGCAAATGTAGCCTTTGGATCTTATAATCCACCTATTAATCCtgattgtcatgacccaacctatgagccggaccgacactaggacctgagccagcctaaagcccccgaggcccgtagtaagcctaattattctttaacccaatcctaaggcccattttaagcccattttcaataattcaactggACAAAGTCCGGTCATAACATGGACCATACAATGGAGAGTTTTTTACTAGCCCGACCTATAAGcacaatatataacaatttggggagctcagctcaccctccacatactcataatgtcataaaatcaaatgggggctcagctccctcatccaatccaatcatacATGCATCTAATAAATTTACAAATCCAACACGACATTATAGTACAGacccaatttaaataaaatacttctaacacatgagaAGTTCTGAAAGttagtaaaattatacaaaaCATAACAGGTATTAATTGATTGCCTGCGAAGGAGAGAGGTAGGTTAGAACTCAATAACAAATCTCTTGTATcatggaaaaataaggtgaacaggagtgagtgtttgactcagagagtaaaatacctattttaagtacaatttttatagctatctaaagctaatgtatcctaaagagtggaatgcaacaccttcatagttttcatacaaatcacatcataaacaataaaaagggtaatttggagcactcacacacccatataatattcaaacagtacatatatgggagctaatcccctatacagcactcttaatccaacctctgccagcgagtgcaTCTCAAgtcgaactttcgcttaatagaccaaatgcgggggccagcgagatcatctcgagtcatgcctaccccgacttatccataaaaggattgggtcccagcgagtcaagctttaGCCgcatctacccgtcctgtccatatccaataccacacaccacgtGCACGCCAATAcatgcacactgctctaaattactatAAAACAACATTTATagcatttcatcaaataaagatacaatataaaatatgcctagtatttaactacataaatatatattcataagtgatgcatgagcatatttgaacatataataatattgaaattataattaaaatcaatattttattcACAGACTTGAATCgaggtcactgtggtggctgggcggaggaggaaggctattCCGGCTCTCCTgataatttcattataattatttaatataattgactcaatacaagcttaaaaaaaatcaaagacaccttaagtcgtgctgaaaatctcGTAGAGTTCTcactatacctaagacctacccaacctgcaaaagggctcaaaatacacttttatatccacaagtctcacaaccacaactcaatcatatcacatggcccctcctgggcccatctaaatagtcaacaaccacaatttagaaaattaccatttagtccctacaactaacccttttgtaaaaactacccaaatgagctctaaaacttttaaaattttgccccgctgtccttagcaatattattaagctaatataaaaggaattataattttctaacctactacgaatattttatagatttttaatcaaaatcaagcctagataattaagaaaaatgagggtttgggtttacctataccAATTGCGACCCTTAGGACGCGTCCGAGACGTCTGAAAATGATGggttagcctataatcttgacccaaTTCTGAATCTTTCCTGGTAGCTTGCTTGCCTGGCCTAAAATTGCAGACCCgagcaactgtcgaattttcgcaaAATGAGCATACCAACGCGAAGCTCATAACATGGGGGTTAatacataatttttacgaaatttattaagctcatttaatgcctaAAAAAAACACTGTGAAGTTTCataggacccaccgaaaaatgatgtcataaaattttgaaatagatATTGCTGTGAAACTTTCATCTAGGGGAGCACTCTAGTACTCTCGAATTTttcatggggttcacggtttgcgagaaatctagcccaaaaatcgaaatgggctaaaactttccgaataaaaattggacaaactgttagatggatttttgtgttcttggtgtctatggaaa comes from the Hevea brasiliensis isolate MT/VB/25A 57/8 chromosome 5, ASM3005281v1, whole genome shotgun sequence genome and includes:
- the LOC110670506 gene encoding germin-like protein subfamily 1 member 13; translation: MKSFHFLGLLSLALAFSFASAFDPSPLQDFCVAIPEPKNAVFVNGKFCKNPNLTVAEDFFFPGLNVPGNTGNRVGSNVTLVNVDKLFGLNTLGISLARLDFAPYGGLIPPHTHPRATEILVVVEGTLYVGFVTSNPNRLFTKVLYPGDVFVFPIGLIHFQFNIAKTNAVAFAGLSSQNPGVITIANAIFGPNPPINPDVLAKAFQLDNDEVVKLQKLFANA